The following proteins are co-located in the Microplitis demolitor isolate Queensland-Clemson2020A chromosome 3, iyMicDemo2.1a, whole genome shotgun sequence genome:
- the LOC103577519 gene encoding centrosomal protein of 290 kDa isoform X7 has translation MDGEKKKSAKRRSLEAGREMLARYKESLRNLNSSIEEPTDESFVLNDNVEQSVDQQSSVMLEDTSCRDTTQSSISMSEGEGDGDIDGMAGRVAELKELMQGKEAMIESLSAEIENMRAEAGSPNSSQSHNSSTQYKDVLIVYKNKFLEFEEAIKQRDDWIHHLTGLLEQALAARDSLKSQLTTLNPIAVPRCDVDGPVDIKKKINDLEEALNNHVEVIQKLNYQLLESRKQIDQLEIDKQYQTTEINNYKVQINQLNEQIRVNTEEYNQTTLENEELQKTYDKQLAKVQKDMSSLVGKFTAENESQKSKHEQEMKELEAKHQVEVTQIKQSYEEQYKGLFERFNTELPALESKHAKELHVFQSQLSTYKKTVDNLKLELDNRMKSEQLIMSDLNNVKRQLMQCQQDKEMLDEQIKLHKLQVEELTVKYVAASSVLNSKESIERSLEEALINVETLKRENETLKLQYDDISARFSAAQALIENTQSQDKVINYKGYEYDKSLSRMSGFNASFASEVNATTYQTIDDMGIQYEIVKKRLEEKESLEKKLLDTIHGLEDKVSRITKQLEETNLEKESYEKQFKDMKNRCDKMMSELKTIKESNATVPQPFPSSVYFPDAKTSSLNDSLSKQQDNRDDSNKIESYKKEIEELKLAIQKKDHELEEADNKLRKAMEKVKMYKSECDQARSGLARAWEHCAEVGERLNQTLAVNDSRFTDSLMTTLSHNNTTSNDLVDQLETNQDPSSDKFAMSSCKYDDESISTSDKISSLSNLGKQLSFLHVRAENIELENQKLKEENMELLKARDNWDKIKTDIEKRHAEEMEEVRTYFEAKCVQIEKQYSEEVFSQQSKKVSDDSEAEEMADDLYCGGGGDCIVNINNNAGDNYKDEMTADNYQVHSKHEDLNRNSIIGTQALVSAESYTEENWPPELLELRNKFTNNARRDIEKLKEDHLHEINQLKEEHSRNLTKTIERYQEEVNKLIIEIEAHNQNKHINLTGSNDDSVQRDNLYKTCATLKSLVQELIKYFVSCEEELNNTLITQVLKRQISNINNSTNDETDLDISEAETDLPSSTSASPTMKIKRVHFAPLPSQISTIMKKDSNIIIDLIEADNDIAVKLRAELDKCLKRLKSESEKIFDVNLSSGDSVIDTLSKQISWTTKINEELNAKLSEAENTIEQYQDESHQLKFKIIDLQQKLIAIDSRKEIISEGYGEQDNMERELVVPDFNQLHERARQAIMSGAGDNSYLLQLIEELCRYHDKQSEDIKKEKEDLQQQQVFISPPSQTISRVRCQKIEAADKQLRSTRKFLEEQASEREIERDDAARQIQALQEQIKEREREKERDLRITSEPSSLSPEPPLVIPMLQKSDGQDVEGLEVQIREMSQTILDFELKKSAAEEELKSAVDKIWELRDIIVSLETQLESKTEIERNLISQSEQMKEIISSQTQHQQELVQELETLKMGGESTQTDHITHLQEELRKHKLSTEHFNVNSTALKQMKSELQDMQNHLDKKTKELETLHMCGSSLSISQPSEDVSIRDQIDATRCPTPDDPNAPPTLPLDQLLKVKEKLLKHTRAEEVALKRIKDLDMQLSALKIINEELQAEQEILQQTNSEQLFQIETMRGRLEQYKQSAPFAQRQATSRLELQLHEANTKVHLMEQELANKDHELLDVKYQLERTSQLLQDKQDELLTVVQTENGIINELKNRVEILEQEKRVFESKLSIQERAQQELPQLIESMLTDKNEEIDHLKEQLSKKEKQFEAYASQQLEESNNAKNEPKNSARTLSDILSIHSECEEVAEAIRENSNVLHNTPLNISSAKVPSSFSPNDQLDGSSVPFMDLQKSDLRIPPLELSSQPYSFTSSQHVSQPQLSAAESVHSEGDITSPKRGNSTRSDRTTVGSANKNKQSGDTLNKTSDKTTPTRTKSVLAGSSLSQPCIEDLENQLKAIHKELQAKSATLSKRESELDALQKSLDELRAEFKESIDTVTRDKIFYKNQYELSQESENKIRKDFEEIENVLKIRNEELDIYRDKIQSNEQRLHELENDNETLRKDIRKLSEDNLSFQTTMREKIQELKNLKDIIFEKDITIETIKTRNVEIENENKQLYTFKTKFESCRKDLIEKQSDIKRLTDGINSRDELIQRLEEMARRGSLSNTYPMTDKDQEIHHLQEYIKEKDKVIKQMTDDSKSLQRSLETIQNKIKESGNVIELRKKLKEERMFNDELTKMVAKLKHELEILKDESVRQSSEGADIEDMVQRELNLSADLDRKILDAIENDSEELAMSRRIEHACNSMSIRPVEQDIEKIMQQYTEIRRKLKQANKLNERLMHEKNELEIEQDIFKSQIMDYENRILEIKSDLDSEFKKNQTSAEDLSAQKIVIRDLQLQVQKEKNKSRRMQMEDADIIKELRLRLTTSLEVEKELRDNLSTVRQNYKLLQAKLNNLKDTMEPERSANISSSPELQEAEKNDLMMAEKYEKAVREIIELQDTLKINEAEKNRYEKQLEVELEERERLLSQITLVESAKEHLEVELKRTKEELKSHRDESKWLKKRLDSILEADDKKQTQRTDEQTELKSLRHEVKSIKEVMRDLEIDSSELKRQLERAQVEQNQLTHVVMTLRKNENELHKKLNSAKKEGERLKEVIVDLRRELEARFHRELELSKELLQDTLAGDKNSSASDKDTSTKLVEKISELTNEIARYSQEKGVLCDKLIRAREEIERNVIRVRELESLLQHSDNVTSSNDHQLVAKLQSLYAKYMRVDSKRKALAFQKRYLLCVIGGYQVSEENTRSMLAKLTSVERSFISEQTLNVIKTCPKARFRSAVLLVIAVRRMKWMVQRWRSGKRKPAPTLLSNSDQSYPALRVHQANNFRKNSRSAAATVTSSANVDNGSHGVIDYEYYAQRFNNIENILGLAMSEADSNNSATH, from the exons AGTCTCTAAGAAATCTTAATTCTTCAATAGAGGAACCTACTGATGAAAGTTTCGTTCTCAATGATAATGTTGAACAGTCTGTTGATCAACAAAGCAGTGTG ATGCTTGAAGATACCTCTTGTAGAGACACGACGCAGAGCAGCATCAGTATGAGTGAGGGAGAAGGTGATGGCGATATTGATGGTATGGCTGGTCGTGTAGCAGAGTTGAAGGAACTTATGCAGGGTAAAGAGGCTATGATTGAATCATTGAGTGCAGAAATTGAAAACATGAGGGCTGAGGCGGGTTCTCCGAATTCATCGCAGAGTCATAACAGCAGCACTCAATACAAAGACGttttaattgtatacaaaaataaa tttttggAGTTTGAAGAAGCAATAAAACAACGTGATGACTGGATTCATCACTTGACTGGGTTGCTGGAGCAGGCTCTGGCAGCAAGAGATTCATTAAAATCACAATTGACAACTTTGAATCCAATTGCTGTGCCCCGTTGTGATGTTGATGGACCagttgacattaaaaaaaaaataaatgatctaGAAGAGGCTCTAAATAATCATGTAgaagtaattcaaaaattaaattatcagttaCTTGAGTCTCGCAAGCAGATAGATCAATTGGAAATTGACAAACAATATCAGACTACGGAAATCAATAACTATAAAGTTCAAATAAATCAGCTTAATGAACAGATTCGTGTCAATACGGAAGAATATAATCAGACTACTCTCGAAAATGAAGAACTACAAAAGACGTATGACAAACAATTGGCTAAAGTTCAAAAAGATATGTCGTCACTTGTTGGTAAATTTACAGCTGAAAATGAAAGTCAGAAGAGCAAACATGAGCAGGAAATGAAAGAACTCGAAGCTAAGCATCAAGTTGAAGTAACGCAGATTAAACAGAGCTATGAAGAACAATACAAAGGATTGTTTGAACGTTTTAATACAGAGTTACCAGCACTTGAGAGTAAACATGCCAAAGAGCTGCATGTTTTTCAATCTCAATTGTCGACTTACAAAAAAACTGTAGACAATCTCAAGCTGGAATTAGACAATCGAATGAAATCGGAACAATTGATTATGtctgatttaaataatgtgAAGAGACAATTGATGCAGTGTCAACAAGACAAAGAAATGCTTGATGAACAAATAAAACTACACAAATTACAAGTTGAAGAGTTGACTGTTAAATATGTGGCTGCTAGCAGTGTTTTGAATTCGAAAGAAAGTATTGAGAGATCTTTAGAGGAAGCGTTGATAAATGTAGAGACACTCAAACGAGAGAATGAAACTCTTAAATTGCAGTATGATGATATCAGTGCTAGATTTTCGGCAGCACAagctttaattgaaaatactcAATCACAAGATAAAGTCATAAATTATAAGGGCTATGAATATGATAAATCATTGTCACGTATGAGTGGTTTTAATGCCAGTTTTGCTAGTGAAGTTAATGCCACAACTTATCAGACAATCGATGACATGGGTATCCAGTATGAGATTGTGAAAAAACGCTTAGAGGAAAAAGAATcattggagaaaaaattactcgatACAATTCATGGTCTTGAAGACAAAGTTTCTAGGATTACTAAACAACTTGAAGaaacaaatttggaaaaagAATCTTATGAGAAGCAGTTCAAAGATATGAAAAATAGATGTGATAAAATGATGTCTGAATTGAAGACAATTAAAGAATCAAATGCTACAGTACCTCAACCTTTTCCTAGTTCTGTTTATTTTCCTGATGCTAAAACGTCATCGCTCAATGATTCTTTGTCAAAACAACAAGATAATCGCgatgattcaaataaaatcgagTCTTATAAGAAAGAAATTGAGGAGTTGAAATTGGCCATTCAGAAGAAAGATCACGAGCTTGAAGAAGCTGATAATAAACTCCGTAAAGCAATGGAGAAAGTTAAGATGTACAAAAGTGAATGTGATCAAGCTAGAAGTGGACTTGCGAGAGCTTGGGAGCATTGCGCTGAAGTTGGCGAACGTTTAAATCAAACTCTTGCCGTCAATGACAGTCGTTTTACTGATTCACTCATGACGACATTAAGTCATAATAATACTACCAGTAATGATCTAGTCGATCAATTGGAAACAAATCAAGATCCATCTAGTGATAAATTTGCCATGTCCTCTTGTAAATACGATGATGAGAGTATTAGCACTTCGGATAAAATTTCTAGTCTTAGTAATTTGGGTAAGCAATTAAGTTTTTTGCACGTGAGAGCGGAAAATATTGAACtggaaaatcaaaaattaaaagaagaaaatatgGAGCTTTTGAAAGCACGAGATAATtgggataaaataaaaactgatatAGAGAAACGTCATGCTGAAGAAATGGAAGAGGTGAGAACTTATTTTGAGGCAAAATGTGTACAAATTGAAAAACAATATTCTGAAGAAGTATTCAGTCAGCAATCGAAAAAAGTCTCTGATGACAGCGAAGCTGAAGAGATGGCTGATGATTTGTATTGTGGAGGCGGCGGCGATTGTAttgtcaatattaataataatgctgGTGATAATTACAAAGATGAAATGACAGCTGATAATTATCAAGTACACAGTAAACATGAAGATTTAAATCGTAATTCTATAATTGGAACTCAG GCATTAGTGAGCGCCGAATCTTATACAGAAGAAAATTGGCCGCCGGAATTACTGGAACTCCGTAATAAATTTACCAATAACGCAAGACGTgatatagaaaaattgaagGAAGATCATTTACatgaaataaatcaattgaagGAAGAACATTCTCGTAATTTAACCAAAACAATTGAACGTTACCAAGaagaagttaataaattaattattgaaattgaggctcataatcaaaataaacatattaATTTAACGGGCAGTAATGATGATTCTGTACAACGagataatttatacaaaactTGTGCGACACTAAAAAGTTTAGTTCAAgaacttattaaatattttgttagcTGTGAggaagaattaaataatacacTAATAACACAAGTATTGAAACGGCAgatatcaaatataaataattcaacaaaTGATGAAACGGATTTAGATATAAGTGAAGCAGAAACCGATTTACCGTCATCTACATCTGCATCTCCTACGATGAAAATAAAACGAGTTCACTTTGCACCTCTGCCTAGTCAGATATCGacaattatgaaaaaagattcaaatattataattgatttaattgaaGCTGACAATGATATTGCTGTTAAACTGCGCGCGGAATTGGACAAATGTTTGAAAAGATTAAAAAGcgaaagtgaaaaaatattcgacGTCAATTTATCATCCGGTGACTCTGTTATTGATACGCTGTCAAAACAAATTTCTTGGACAActaaaattaatgaagaacTTAATGCTAAACTTTCTGAAGCTGAGAATACTATTGAACAGTATCAGGATGAATCGCATcagttgaaatttaaaataatagatcTTCAGCAAAAATTGATAGCCATTGATAGtagaaaagaaataatatctGAAGGATATGGTGAACAGGATAATATGGAAAGAGAACTTGTTGTACCAGATTTTAATCAGTTACATGAAAGAg CGAGACAAGCGATCATGAGTGGAGCTGGTGATAATTCATATTTACTCCAACTGATTGAAGAATTATGCAGATATCACGACAAACAATcagaagatattaaaaaagaaaaagaagattTGCAGCAACAG CAGGTGTTTATCTCCCCTCCTTCCCAAACCATTTCAAGGGTTCGATGTCAAAAG ATCGAAGCGGCGGATAAGCAATTACGTTCAACTCGCAAGTTCCTCGAGGAACAAGCCAGCGAGCGTGAGATTGAACGCGACGATGCAGCACGACAAATACAAGCATTACAAGAACAAATTAAAGAACGTGAACGTGAGAAAGAACGCGATTTACGTATAACATCTGAG CCGTCTTCACTGTCGCCTGAACCACCGTTGGTCATTCCCATGCTTCAAAAATCTGATGGCCAAGAT gtTGAAGGACTGGAGGTTCAAATACGTGAGATGTCACAAACAATATTAGActttgagctcaaaaaatCTGCTGCGGAGGAAGAATTGAAGTCAGCAGTAGACAAAATATGGGAATTGCGGGACATTATAGTGAGTTTGGAGACTCAGCTTGAATCAAAAACAGAAATAGAAAGAAACTTGATAAGCCAGAGTGAACAGATGAAAGAGATAATTTCCTCCCAGACTCAGCATCAACAGGAACTGGTTCAAGAGCTGGAGACGCTGAAAATGGGCGGCGAGAGTACGCAGACCGATCATATAACTCATCTGCAAGAAGAATTGAGGAAACACAAATTGAGTACTGAGCACTTTAATGTCAATTCAACGGCTTTGAAGCAAATGAAATCCGAGCTACAAGACATGCAGAATCACttggataaaaaaactaaagagtTGGAGACACTTCATATGTGCGGTTCCAGTCTGAGTATTAGTCAACCAAGTGAAGATGTGTCTATTCGTGATCAAATTGATGCTACAAGATGTCCCACACCTGATGATCCCAATGCGCCGCCTACTCTACCACTTGATCAGCTTCttaaagttaaagaaaaattattgaaacacACCCGAGCTGAAGAAGTTGCCCTTAAACGGATTAAAGATCTTGATATGCAATTATCtgcattgaaaattataaatgag GAGTTGCAAGCAGAGCAAGAAATTTTACAGCAAACAAATTCAGAGCAATTGTTCCAAATAGAAACAATGCGGGGTAGATTGGAACAGTATAAACAGAGTGCACCTTTTGCCCAACGACAAGCCACATCACGTCTTGAATTACAGTTGCACGAAGCGAATACTAAAGTTCATTTAATGGAGCAGGAGTTGGCTAACAAGGACCATGAGTTACTTGACGTCAAGTATCAGCTTGAACGTACATCCCAATTGCTGCAGGACAAACAGGACGAGCTTCTTACTGTCGTCCAAACTGAAAACGGGATAATTAATGAGCTGAAAAATCGTGTAGAAATTTTAGAGCAGGAAAAACGTGTTTTTGAATCTAAACTCAGTATTCAAGAACGCGCACAGCAAGAATTACCCCAACTGATTGAATCAATGCTCActgataaaaatgaagaaattgaTCATCTTAAAGAGCAATTGTCTAAGAAAGAAAAACAGTTTGAAGCTTATGCTTCTCAACAGCTGGAAGAAAGTAACAACGCTAAGAATGAACCGAAAAACAGCGCGAGAACTCTGAGCGATATATTGTCAATACATTCAGAGTGTGAGGAGGTAGCAGAAGCTATTCGCGAGAATTCAAATGTTTTGCACAACACACCTTTGAATATTTCATCTGCGAAAGTTCCCAGTTCATTTTCTCCAAATGATCAACTTGATGGATCATCAGTTCCTTTTATGGACTTACAAAAGTCTGATTTAAGGATTCCACCGCTTGAATTAAGCAGCCAACCGTATAGTTTTACCAGCTCTCAGCACGTTTCGCAGCCACAGTTATCAGCAGCCGAGTCTGTACACAGCGAAGGAGACATAACTTCACCTAAACGTGGCAACAGCACTCGTTCTGACAGAACTACTGTAGGATCagcaaataaaaacaaacaatctGGTGATACTTTGAATAAAACGTCAGATAAAACAACTCCGACACGGACAAAATCAGTATTAGCAGGGTCCAGTTTATCACAACCATGCATTGAAGATTTAGAAAATCAATTGAAAGCAATTCACAAAGAATTGCAAGCTAAATCAGCGACTTTGAGTAAACGCGAGTCGGAACTCGATGCTTTGCAAAAAAGTCTTGATGAATTGCGCGCTGAATTTAAGGAATCAATTGATACGGTAACGcgtgataaaatattttataaaaatcagtatGAATTGTCGCAGGaatcggaaaataaaattcgtaaaGATTTTGAGGAGATTGAAAATGTTTTGAAGATACGGAATGAAGAGTTGGATATTTATAGAGATAAGATACAATCAAATGAACAACGGTTGCATGAATTGGAAAATGATAATGAGACGTTGAGAAAAGACATCAGAAAACTAAGCGAGGATAATTTATCTTTTCAAACGACAATGCGGGAAAAAATCCaggagttgaaaaatttaaaagacattatttttgaaaaagacaTCACGATTGAGACCATAAAAACTCGTAATGTCGAAATTGAAAACGAGAATAAACAGCTGTAtacttttaaaactaaatttgaaAGCTGTCGTAAGGATTTGATTGAAAAGCAGAGCGATATTAAACGTTTGACTGACGGGATAAATAGCCGGGATGAATTAATTCAGCGATTGGAAGAAATGGCGAGACGCGGAAGTTTGTCTAATACTTATCCGATGACTGATAAAGACCAGGAGATTCATCATCTGCAGGAGTACATTAAGGAAAAGGATAAAGTGATAAAGCAAATGACTGATGATAGCAAAAGTCTGCAGCGTTCTCTAGAGACCattcagaataaaataaaagagtcTGGAAATGTAATAGAGTTgaggaaaaaattgaaagaagaGAGAATGTTTAATGATGAGTTGACTAAAATGGTGGCTAAGTTGAAACACGAGTTGGAAATTTTGAAGGATGAGTCTGTGAGACAGTCTTCGGAGGGGGCTGATATTGAAGATATGGTGCAGCGGGAACTGAATTTATCTGCTGATTTAGACAGGAAAATATTGGATGCTATAGAAAATGACTCGGAAGAATTAGCAATGAGTAGGAGAATAGAGCATGCCTGTAATTCAATGTCAATTAGACCTGTAGAACaggatattgaaaaaataatgcaGCAGTACACAGAAATTCGTCGTAAATTAAAAcaagcaaataaattaaatgaacgattgatgcatgaaaaaaatgaactggAGATCGAAcaagatatatttaaatcacaaATAATGGATTATGAGAATAGAATACTGGAAATAAAATCCGACTTAGACagtgagtttaaaaaaaatcaaacatcAGCTGAAGATTTATCAGCACAAAAAATAGTGATACGTGATTTACAATTGCAAGtacaaaaggaaaaaaataagtcgCGTAGAATGCAGATGGAGGATGCTgatattataaaagaattgAGATTACGATTGACTACGTCCTTGGAGGTTGAAAAAGAACTGCGTGATAATTTATCAACTGTGAGAcagaattataaattattgcagGCTAAATTGAATAATCTTAAGGATACTATGGAGCCGGAGAGATCGGCAAATATTTCGTCATCTCCTGAGCTACAGGAAGCCGAAAAGAACGATCTGATGATGGCTGAAAAATATGAGAAAGCTGTCAGAGAGATAATTGAATTGCAGGATacgttgaaaataaatgaagctGAAAAGAATCGGTATGAAAAGCAGCTGGAGGTTGAGTTAGAGGAGCGGGAACGTTTGTTGAGTCAGATAACTCTCGTTGAAAGTGCGAAGGAACATCTGGAAGTTGAATTGAAACGCACTAAAGAGGAATTGAAGAGCCATAGAGACGAGTCAAAATGGTTGAAAAAACGTCTGGACAGTATTTTAGAGGCCGATGATAAGAAACAAACCCAGCGTACTGACGAACAAACCGAATTAAAGAGTTTGAGACACGAAGTCAAGAGTATCAAGGAGGTGATGCGCGATTTGGAAATTGATTCATCAGAATTAAAGAGACAATTAGAACGAGCGCAAGTCGAGCAAAATCAGTTGACTCACGTGGTGATGACTCTgaggaaaaatgaaaatgaacttcataaaaaattgaactcCGCTAAAAAAGAAGGCGAACGTTTGAAGGAAGTCATTGTTGATCTAAGAAGAGAATTGGAAGCTAGATTCCACAGGGAGTTGGAGCTGTCAAAAGAATTGCTCCAAGATACATTAGCCGGTGATAAAAATTCTTCGGCGAGTGATAAAGATACCTCAACTAAATTAGTCGAGAAGATCAGCGAGTTGACCAATGAAATCGCTCGATACTCGCAGGAAAAGGGTGTTCTgtgtgataaattaattagagctcgggaggaaattgaaaggaaTGTTATACGAGTAAGAGAATTGGAGTCACTGCTACAGCACAGTGACAACGTAACCTCCAGCAATGATCACCAGCTTGTTGCGAAGCTTCAAAGCCTCTACGCTAAATACATGCGAGTAGACAGTAAAAGAAAGGCTTTGGCTTTCCAAAAACGTTACTTACTTTGTGTTATTGGCGGCTACCAGGTGTCGGAAGAAAATACGCGGTCGATGCTGGCCAAATTGACTTCCGTTGAACGTTCATTTATATCTGAACAGACactaaatgttattaaaacgTGTCCCAAAGCACGTTTCAGGTCAGCAGTATTACTTGTCATTGCCGTGCGTCGTATGAAGTGGATGGTACAGAGATGGAGAAGCGGTAAAAGAAAACCAGCGCCCACATTACTCAGTAACTCAGACCAGTCATACCCTGCACTACGTGTTCATCAAGCAAATAATTTTCGGAAAAATAGTAGAAGTGCTGCAGCCACAGTTACTTCTTCTGCGAATGTTGATAATGGCAGTCACGGAGTCATTGATTATGAATATTACGCGCAAAGATTTAATAATATCGAAAATATCCTTGGGCTGGCGATGAGTGAGGCTGATTCGAATAATTCAGCGACACATTAA